Proteins encoded in a region of the Oncorhynchus clarkii lewisi isolate Uvic-CL-2024 chromosome 18, UVic_Ocla_1.0, whole genome shotgun sequence genome:
- the LOC139373525 gene encoding myocyte-specific enhancer factor 2D homolog isoform X1, which yields MGRKKIQIQRITDERNRQVTFTKRKFGLMKKAYELSVLCDCEIALIIFNHSNKLFQYASTDMDKVLLKYTEYNEPHESRTNADIIETLRKKGFSGCESPEPDGEDSIDQSPLNDDKYRKTTEDLDILFKRYGVSSSVPPPTFSVPVTVQASTQNALQFSNPGNAMVTTSYVTSSSLSDNHHLSPQPPALQRSTGSPGLPQRPASAGAMLGGDLNNSNGGCPSPVPNGYISARASPGLLSVSNGNSLGKVVPAKSPPPPQSPQMVNSRKPDIRVITTQGGKSLMQMTDDELEMVSENAQRLAGAQVTQMLTTPVVSVTTPSLLAQGMPFSAMPTAYNTEYQLTSADITALHALASPGGLLQGNAPWQQSLSQQQHQQQQQLSLASLSNLVMWGMDKQSGELSSQISSLAANLSASQSNLLLGRDEWLGRPVGHIPQGAMLTVNTNSNVSIKSEPISPGRDRHSPCPPPSSSGGGIQTTVPPPQYPGSLLCLEPPTGRSPAHSLSSNGSSYEGNDRDDPGAGGGIGGSAAGNRGRSLPPDFSPSVELLRAQNEVEQEGANIKRMRLDAWVT from the exons ATGGGGAGGAAGAAGATTCAGATCCAACGGATCACCGATGAGAGGAACAGACAG GTGACGTTCACCAAGAGGAAGTTTGGCCTGATGAAGAAGGCGTACGAGCTGAGCGTGCTGTGCGACTGTGAGATCGCCCTCATCATCTTCAACCACTCCAACAAGCTGTTCCAGTACGCCAGCACCGACATGGACAAGGTCCTGCTCAAATACACCGAGTACAACGAGCCCCACGAGAGCCGGACCAACGCTGACATCATCGAG ACGTTGCGAAAGAAAGGCTTCAGCGGTTGCGAAAGTCCCGAGCCGGACGGAGAGGACTCCATCGACCAGAGCCCCCTGAACGACGACAAATACCGCAAGACCACCGAAGACCTAGACATTCTCTTCAAGCGCTacggtgtcagt TCCTCGGTCCCGCCCCCCACATTCTCCGTGCCCGTCACCGTCCAGGCCTCTACTCAGAACGCATTGCAGTTCAGTAACCCTGGGAACGCCATGGTGACCACCTCCTACGTGACGTCGTCATCGCTCTCTGACAACCACCACCTGTCACCCCAGCCACCGGCGCTCCAGAGAAGCACAGGATCTCCCGGGTTGCCACAGCGACCGGCCAGCGCAG GTGCTATGCTCGGCGGTGACTTGAACAACTCAAATGGCGGATGCCCAAGTCCAGTCC CTAACGGATACATCAGTGCCAGGGCCTCCCCGGGCCTCCTCTCGGTGTCCAACGGCAACAGCCTGGGGAAAGTAGTTCCGGCCAAGTCCCCACCTCCGCCTCAGAGCCCACAGATGGTCAACAGCCGCAAGCCAGACATCCGGGTAATCACCACTCAGGGTGGGAAGAGCCTGATGCAGATG ACAGATGATGAGCTGGAGATGGTGAGCGAG AATGCACAGCGTTTGGCCGGTGCACAAGTGACCCAGATGCTCACCACACCGGTGGTCTCGGTGACAACGCCCAGCCTCCTGGCGCAGGGGATGCCCTTCTCCGCCATGCCGACAGCTTACAACACAG AATACCAGCTGACGAGCGCTGACATCACCGCTCTCCACGCCCTGGCGTCACCAGGCGGCCTGCTGCAAGGCAACGCGCCATGGCAACAGTCTTTATCCCAGCAGCAAcatcaacaacagcaacaacttaGTCTGGCATCGCTTAGCAACTTGGT CATGTGGGGCATGGACAAACAGAGTGGGGAATTGTCTAGCCAGATCTCCAGTCTGGCAGCCAATCTGAG CGCCTCGCAGTCCAACCTCCTCTTGGGTAGAGATGAGTGGTTGGGCCG GCCGGTGGGCCACATACCTCAGGGCGCCATGCTGACTGTCAACACCAACTCCAATGTGAGCATCAAGTCTGAACCCATCTCGCCCGGCCGAGACCGCCACTCACCGTGCCCCCCGCCGTCCTCCTCTGGAGGGGGCATCCAGACGACCGTGCCCCCGCCACAGTACCCTGGTTCCCTACTGTGCCTGGAGCCACCAACCGGCCGTTCCCCCGCCCACAGCCTCAGCAGCAACGGCAGCTCCTACGAGGGCAATGACCGGGATGACCCTGGGGCAGGCGGCGGCATTGGCGGAAGTGCAGCGGGCAACCGTGGCCGTTCCCTGCCTCCTGACTTCAGCCCTTCGGTGGAGCTCCTGCGGGCCCAGAATGAGGTGGAGCAGGAGGGAGCCAACATCAAACGCATGAGACTCGACGCGTGGGTCACATAG
- the LOC139373525 gene encoding myocyte-specific enhancer factor 2D homolog isoform X7: MGRKKIQIQRITDERNRQVTFTKRKFGLMKKAYELSVLCDCEIALIIFNHSNKLFQYASTDMDKVLLKYTEYNEPHESRTNADIIETLRKKGFSGCESPEPDGEDSIDQSPLNDDKYRKTTEDLDILFKRYGVSSSVPPPTFSVPVTVQASTQNALQFSNPGNAMVTTSYVTSSSLSDNHHLSPQPPALQRSTGSPGLPQRPASAGAMLGGDLNNSNGGCPSPVPNGYISARASPGLLSVSNGNSLGKVVPAKSPPPPQSPQMVNSRKPDIRVITTQGGKSLMQMNAQRLAGAQVTQMLTTPVVSVTTPSLLAQGMPFSAMPTAYNTEYQLTSADITALHALASPGGLLQGNAPWQQSLSQQQHQQQQQLSLASLSNLVASQSNLLLGRDEWLGRPVGHIPQGAMLTVNTNSNVSIKSEPISPGRDRHSPCPPPSSSGGGIQTTVPPPQYPGSLLCLEPPTGRSPAHSLSSNGSSYEGNDRDDPGAGGGIGGSAAGNRGRSLPPDFSPSVELLRAQNEVEQEGANIKRMRLDAWVT, translated from the exons ATGGGGAGGAAGAAGATTCAGATCCAACGGATCACCGATGAGAGGAACAGACAG GTGACGTTCACCAAGAGGAAGTTTGGCCTGATGAAGAAGGCGTACGAGCTGAGCGTGCTGTGCGACTGTGAGATCGCCCTCATCATCTTCAACCACTCCAACAAGCTGTTCCAGTACGCCAGCACCGACATGGACAAGGTCCTGCTCAAATACACCGAGTACAACGAGCCCCACGAGAGCCGGACCAACGCTGACATCATCGAG ACGTTGCGAAAGAAAGGCTTCAGCGGTTGCGAAAGTCCCGAGCCGGACGGAGAGGACTCCATCGACCAGAGCCCCCTGAACGACGACAAATACCGCAAGACCACCGAAGACCTAGACATTCTCTTCAAGCGCTacggtgtcagt TCCTCGGTCCCGCCCCCCACATTCTCCGTGCCCGTCACCGTCCAGGCCTCTACTCAGAACGCATTGCAGTTCAGTAACCCTGGGAACGCCATGGTGACCACCTCCTACGTGACGTCGTCATCGCTCTCTGACAACCACCACCTGTCACCCCAGCCACCGGCGCTCCAGAGAAGCACAGGATCTCCCGGGTTGCCACAGCGACCGGCCAGCGCAG GTGCTATGCTCGGCGGTGACTTGAACAACTCAAATGGCGGATGCCCAAGTCCAGTCC CTAACGGATACATCAGTGCCAGGGCCTCCCCGGGCCTCCTCTCGGTGTCCAACGGCAACAGCCTGGGGAAAGTAGTTCCGGCCAAGTCCCCACCTCCGCCTCAGAGCCCACAGATGGTCAACAGCCGCAAGCCAGACATCCGGGTAATCACCACTCAGGGTGGGAAGAGCCTGATGCAGATG AATGCACAGCGTTTGGCCGGTGCACAAGTGACCCAGATGCTCACCACACCGGTGGTCTCGGTGACAACGCCCAGCCTCCTGGCGCAGGGGATGCCCTTCTCCGCCATGCCGACAGCTTACAACACAG AATACCAGCTGACGAGCGCTGACATCACCGCTCTCCACGCCCTGGCGTCACCAGGCGGCCTGCTGCAAGGCAACGCGCCATGGCAACAGTCTTTATCCCAGCAGCAAcatcaacaacagcaacaacttaGTCTGGCATCGCTTAGCAACTTGGT CGCCTCGCAGTCCAACCTCCTCTTGGGTAGAGATGAGTGGTTGGGCCG GCCGGTGGGCCACATACCTCAGGGCGCCATGCTGACTGTCAACACCAACTCCAATGTGAGCATCAAGTCTGAACCCATCTCGCCCGGCCGAGACCGCCACTCACCGTGCCCCCCGCCGTCCTCCTCTGGAGGGGGCATCCAGACGACCGTGCCCCCGCCACAGTACCCTGGTTCCCTACTGTGCCTGGAGCCACCAACCGGCCGTTCCCCCGCCCACAGCCTCAGCAGCAACGGCAGCTCCTACGAGGGCAATGACCGGGATGACCCTGGGGCAGGCGGCGGCATTGGCGGAAGTGCAGCGGGCAACCGTGGCCGTTCCCTGCCTCCTGACTTCAGCCCTTCGGTGGAGCTCCTGCGGGCCCAGAATGAGGTGGAGCAGGAGGGAGCCAACATCAAACGCATGAGACTCGACGCGTGGGTCACATAG
- the LOC139373525 gene encoding myocyte-specific enhancer factor 2D homolog isoform X10 yields the protein MGRKKIQIQRITDERNRQVTFTKRKFGLMKKAYELSVLCDCEIALIIFNHSNKLFQYASTDMDKVLLKYTEYNEPHESRTNADIIETLRKKGFSGCESPEPDGEDSIDQSPLNDDKYRKTTEDLDILFKRYGVSSSVPPPTFSVPVTVQASTQNALQFSNPGNAMVTTSYVTSSSLSDNHHLSPQPPALQRSTGSPGLPQRPASAGAMLGGDLNNSNGGCPSPVPNGYISARASPGLLSVSNGNSLGKVVPAKSPPPPQSPQMVNSRKPDIRVITTQGGKSLMQMNAQRLAGAQVTQMLTTPVVSVTTPSLLAQGMPFSAMPTAYNTEYQLTSADITALHALASPGGLLQGNAPWQQSLSQQQHQQQQQLSLASLSNLVPVGHIPQGAMLTVNTNSNVSIKSEPISPGRDRHSPCPPPSSSGGGIQTTVPPPQYPGSLLCLEPPTGRSPAHSLSSNGSSYEGNDRDDPGAGGGIGGSAAGNRGRSLPPDFSPSVELLRAQNEVEQEGANIKRMRLDAWVT from the exons ATGGGGAGGAAGAAGATTCAGATCCAACGGATCACCGATGAGAGGAACAGACAG GTGACGTTCACCAAGAGGAAGTTTGGCCTGATGAAGAAGGCGTACGAGCTGAGCGTGCTGTGCGACTGTGAGATCGCCCTCATCATCTTCAACCACTCCAACAAGCTGTTCCAGTACGCCAGCACCGACATGGACAAGGTCCTGCTCAAATACACCGAGTACAACGAGCCCCACGAGAGCCGGACCAACGCTGACATCATCGAG ACGTTGCGAAAGAAAGGCTTCAGCGGTTGCGAAAGTCCCGAGCCGGACGGAGAGGACTCCATCGACCAGAGCCCCCTGAACGACGACAAATACCGCAAGACCACCGAAGACCTAGACATTCTCTTCAAGCGCTacggtgtcagt TCCTCGGTCCCGCCCCCCACATTCTCCGTGCCCGTCACCGTCCAGGCCTCTACTCAGAACGCATTGCAGTTCAGTAACCCTGGGAACGCCATGGTGACCACCTCCTACGTGACGTCGTCATCGCTCTCTGACAACCACCACCTGTCACCCCAGCCACCGGCGCTCCAGAGAAGCACAGGATCTCCCGGGTTGCCACAGCGACCGGCCAGCGCAG GTGCTATGCTCGGCGGTGACTTGAACAACTCAAATGGCGGATGCCCAAGTCCAGTCC CTAACGGATACATCAGTGCCAGGGCCTCCCCGGGCCTCCTCTCGGTGTCCAACGGCAACAGCCTGGGGAAAGTAGTTCCGGCCAAGTCCCCACCTCCGCCTCAGAGCCCACAGATGGTCAACAGCCGCAAGCCAGACATCCGGGTAATCACCACTCAGGGTGGGAAGAGCCTGATGCAGATG AATGCACAGCGTTTGGCCGGTGCACAAGTGACCCAGATGCTCACCACACCGGTGGTCTCGGTGACAACGCCCAGCCTCCTGGCGCAGGGGATGCCCTTCTCCGCCATGCCGACAGCTTACAACACAG AATACCAGCTGACGAGCGCTGACATCACCGCTCTCCACGCCCTGGCGTCACCAGGCGGCCTGCTGCAAGGCAACGCGCCATGGCAACAGTCTTTATCCCAGCAGCAAcatcaacaacagcaacaacttaGTCTGGCATCGCTTAGCAACTTGGT GCCGGTGGGCCACATACCTCAGGGCGCCATGCTGACTGTCAACACCAACTCCAATGTGAGCATCAAGTCTGAACCCATCTCGCCCGGCCGAGACCGCCACTCACCGTGCCCCCCGCCGTCCTCCTCTGGAGGGGGCATCCAGACGACCGTGCCCCCGCCACAGTACCCTGGTTCCCTACTGTGCCTGGAGCCACCAACCGGCCGTTCCCCCGCCCACAGCCTCAGCAGCAACGGCAGCTCCTACGAGGGCAATGACCGGGATGACCCTGGGGCAGGCGGCGGCATTGGCGGAAGTGCAGCGGGCAACCGTGGCCGTTCCCTGCCTCCTGACTTCAGCCCTTCGGTGGAGCTCCTGCGGGCCCAGAATGAGGTGGAGCAGGAGGGAGCCAACATCAAACGCATGAGACTCGACGCGTGGGTCACATAG
- the LOC139373525 gene encoding myocyte-specific enhancer factor 2D homolog isoform X6 — MGRKKIQIQRITDERNRQVTFTKRKFGLMKKAYELSVLCDCEIALIIFNHSNKLFQYASTDMDKVLLKYTEYNEPHESRTNADIIETLRKKGFSGCESPEPDGEDSIDQSPLNDDKYRKTTEDLDILFKRYGVSSSVPPPTFSVPVTVQASTQNALQFSNPGNAMVTTSYVTSSSLSDNHHLSPQPPALQRSTGSPGLPQRPASAGAMLGGDLNNSNGGCPSPVPNGYISARASPGLLSVSNGNSLGKVVPAKSPPPPQSPQMVNSRKPDIRNAQRLAGAQVTQMLTTPVVSVTTPSLLAQGMPFSAMPTAYNTEYQLTSADITALHALASPGGLLQGNAPWQQSLSQQQHQQQQQLSLASLSNLVMWGMDKQSGELSSQISSLAANLSASQSNLLLGRDEWLGRPVGHIPQGAMLTVNTNSNVSIKSEPISPGRDRHSPCPPPSSSGGGIQTTVPPPQYPGSLLCLEPPTGRSPAHSLSSNGSSYEGNDRDDPGAGGGIGGSAAGNRGRSLPPDFSPSVELLRAQNEVEQEGANIKRMRLDAWVT, encoded by the exons ATGGGGAGGAAGAAGATTCAGATCCAACGGATCACCGATGAGAGGAACAGACAG GTGACGTTCACCAAGAGGAAGTTTGGCCTGATGAAGAAGGCGTACGAGCTGAGCGTGCTGTGCGACTGTGAGATCGCCCTCATCATCTTCAACCACTCCAACAAGCTGTTCCAGTACGCCAGCACCGACATGGACAAGGTCCTGCTCAAATACACCGAGTACAACGAGCCCCACGAGAGCCGGACCAACGCTGACATCATCGAG ACGTTGCGAAAGAAAGGCTTCAGCGGTTGCGAAAGTCCCGAGCCGGACGGAGAGGACTCCATCGACCAGAGCCCCCTGAACGACGACAAATACCGCAAGACCACCGAAGACCTAGACATTCTCTTCAAGCGCTacggtgtcagt TCCTCGGTCCCGCCCCCCACATTCTCCGTGCCCGTCACCGTCCAGGCCTCTACTCAGAACGCATTGCAGTTCAGTAACCCTGGGAACGCCATGGTGACCACCTCCTACGTGACGTCGTCATCGCTCTCTGACAACCACCACCTGTCACCCCAGCCACCGGCGCTCCAGAGAAGCACAGGATCTCCCGGGTTGCCACAGCGACCGGCCAGCGCAG GTGCTATGCTCGGCGGTGACTTGAACAACTCAAATGGCGGATGCCCAAGTCCAGTCC CTAACGGATACATCAGTGCCAGGGCCTCCCCGGGCCTCCTCTCGGTGTCCAACGGCAACAGCCTGGGGAAAGTAGTTCCGGCCAAGTCCCCACCTCCGCCTCAGAGCCCACAGATGGTCAACAGCCGCAAGCCAGACATCCGG AATGCACAGCGTTTGGCCGGTGCACAAGTGACCCAGATGCTCACCACACCGGTGGTCTCGGTGACAACGCCCAGCCTCCTGGCGCAGGGGATGCCCTTCTCCGCCATGCCGACAGCTTACAACACAG AATACCAGCTGACGAGCGCTGACATCACCGCTCTCCACGCCCTGGCGTCACCAGGCGGCCTGCTGCAAGGCAACGCGCCATGGCAACAGTCTTTATCCCAGCAGCAAcatcaacaacagcaacaacttaGTCTGGCATCGCTTAGCAACTTGGT CATGTGGGGCATGGACAAACAGAGTGGGGAATTGTCTAGCCAGATCTCCAGTCTGGCAGCCAATCTGAG CGCCTCGCAGTCCAACCTCCTCTTGGGTAGAGATGAGTGGTTGGGCCG GCCGGTGGGCCACATACCTCAGGGCGCCATGCTGACTGTCAACACCAACTCCAATGTGAGCATCAAGTCTGAACCCATCTCGCCCGGCCGAGACCGCCACTCACCGTGCCCCCCGCCGTCCTCCTCTGGAGGGGGCATCCAGACGACCGTGCCCCCGCCACAGTACCCTGGTTCCCTACTGTGCCTGGAGCCACCAACCGGCCGTTCCCCCGCCCACAGCCTCAGCAGCAACGGCAGCTCCTACGAGGGCAATGACCGGGATGACCCTGGGGCAGGCGGCGGCATTGGCGGAAGTGCAGCGGGCAACCGTGGCCGTTCCCTGCCTCCTGACTTCAGCCCTTCGGTGGAGCTCCTGCGGGCCCAGAATGAGGTGGAGCAGGAGGGAGCCAACATCAAACGCATGAGACTCGACGCGTGGGTCACATAG